The Parvibaculaceae bacterium PLY_AMNH_Bact1 genome window below encodes:
- a CDS encoding amidase (Derived by automated computational analysis using gene prediction method: Protein Homology.), producing MSFKEYAEYDGLGLAELVSKGDVTPSELTEAAIERIEEHNDTLNAVVHKGYEDARATAKSDLPSGPFKGVPFLIKDLGLKVTGWPRTNGSAFTKDTVDTMDSELTKRFRASGVVFVGKTNTPEYGITGTTESGLLGPCRNPWNPDHISGGSSGGAAAAVGAGIVPLAHASDGLGSIRIPAACCGLVGMKITRDRNPNGPDDFDRAIGFSVDHVVSRTVRDSAAMLDATGYPEPASPYAPPPKERPYMEEIQQSPGKLKIAYSSETPSKKPIDPEVQKGFEDTVDMLKSLGHEMIDRSLDVDFKAYYRAQGAVSAGNFAAGMRRRIEQIGREPREDELEPLTWAAFKGGSKITAEQAMHGWQTLRLLNRQVLEHFEQFDVFLQPVLGTPPPEIGVIDPVRLEPREVNKRQGKAFPYTPPFNFTGQPSLSLPLCWSEKGLPFGMMFTGRYGDEATLFRLAAQLEKEKPWIQKRPPVWS from the coding sequence ATGAGTTTTAAAGAATATGCGGAGTATGACGGGCTCGGCCTGGCGGAGCTTGTGTCCAAAGGGGATGTGACACCATCCGAGTTGACGGAAGCCGCCATCGAGCGCATCGAGGAACATAATGACACGCTGAACGCCGTCGTCCACAAAGGCTATGAAGACGCCCGAGCAACCGCAAAGAGCGATCTGCCGAGTGGCCCATTTAAGGGCGTTCCTTTTCTCATCAAAGACTTGGGGTTAAAGGTGACCGGCTGGCCGCGCACGAATGGCAGCGCCTTTACCAAAGACACTGTCGATACGATGGACAGTGAATTGACCAAACGCTTCCGCGCGTCGGGCGTTGTCTTTGTTGGGAAAACCAACACGCCGGAATATGGCATTACTGGAACAACGGAGTCCGGCCTGCTCGGACCTTGCCGCAATCCCTGGAATCCGGACCATATCTCAGGTGGCTCGTCGGGCGGCGCAGCCGCGGCCGTCGGGGCCGGGATCGTTCCGTTGGCACATGCGAGTGATGGCCTGGGCTCGATCCGTATTCCGGCTGCCTGTTGCGGTCTTGTGGGCATGAAAATCACCCGGGATCGAAATCCCAATGGCCCGGATGATTTTGATCGGGCAATTGGTTTCAGCGTCGACCATGTGGTGTCCAGAACCGTGCGCGATAGCGCTGCCATGCTCGATGCGACCGGATATCCGGAACCAGCCTCTCCCTATGCGCCACCACCCAAAGAGCGTCCCTATATGGAGGAAATTCAGCAAAGTCCTGGCAAGCTGAAAATCGCCTATTCCAGCGAGACGCCAAGCAAAAAGCCCATCGATCCGGAAGTTCAGAAGGGCTTTGAAGACACCGTGGATATGCTGAAAAGCCTTGGCCATGAGATGATTGACCGCAGTCTAGATGTGGATTTCAAGGCCTATTACCGGGCCCAAGGTGCCGTCAGCGCCGGGAACTTCGCTGCTGGCATGCGACGGCGCATAGAGCAGATAGGTCGCGAGCCGCGCGAAGATGAACTTGAACCTCTCACCTGGGCAGCCTTTAAGGGAGGCTCTAAAATAACAGCAGAACAAGCCATGCATGGCTGGCAAACACTGCGTTTGCTCAATCGGCAAGTGTTGGAGCATTTTGAGCAATTTGATGTCTTTCTCCAGCCCGTGCTGGGAACGCCTCCACCAGAAATCGGCGTCATTGATCCTGTGCGGCTGGAACCAAGAGAAGTGAACAAACGCCAGGGAAAAGCGTTCCCTTACACACCTCCGTTCAACTTTACCGGCCAGCCTTCCCTGTCTCTCCCGCTTTGTTGGAGCGAAAAAGGACTGCCGTTCGGCATGATGTTCACGGGCAGATATGGCGATGAAGCGACACTCTTCCGCCTGGCAGCGCAACTGGAGAAGGAAAAGCCCTGGATACAAAAACGTCCCCCAGTATGGTCGTGA
- the trmFO gene encoding methylenetetrahydrofolate--tRNA-(uracil(54)- C(5))-methyltransferase (FADH(2)-oxidizing) TrmFO (Derived by automated computational analysis using gene prediction method: Protein Homology. GO_function: GO:0050660 - flavin adenine dinucleotide binding [Evidence IEA]; GO_process: GO:0008033 - tRNA processing [Evidence IEA]), whose translation MTKPIHIIGGGMAGSEAAWQVTRTGTPVVLHEMRPDRGTDAHQTDGLAELVCSNSFRSDDWENNAVGLLHEEMRRCGSLIMSAAAEAKVPAGSALAVDREYFSDVVTKTLEAEPLVTIERGEVVGLPPEDWGPTIIATGPLTSEALSSAIGEVTEKDELAFFDAIAPIIYTDTIDFDVCWYQSRYDKVGPDGDGKDYINCAMNEEQYNDFITALLDGDKTDFKEWEENTPYFEGCLPIEVMSERGRETLRHGPMKPVGLTNPHNPEVKAHAIVQLRQDNKLATLYNMVGFQTKLRHGEQKRIFRMIPGLEKAEFARLGGLHRNTFLNSPRLLDDTMRLKSHPHIRFAGQITGVEGYVESAAMGLMAGRFAASEMNGNVPTPPPATTAFGALISHITGGADAKTFQPMNVNYGLLPPIEVPKPADGKRLRGKEKGRARKTAMSHRALQDLETWLNPASGAAD comes from the coding sequence ATGACGAAACCCATTCATATCATTGGCGGCGGCATGGCCGGATCTGAAGCTGCATGGCAGGTAACAAGGACTGGAACCCCAGTCGTCCTGCACGAAATGCGGCCGGATCGCGGCACAGATGCCCATCAAACGGATGGTTTGGCGGAGCTCGTCTGTTCCAACTCCTTCCGTTCGGATGACTGGGAAAATAATGCCGTCGGACTGCTTCACGAGGAAATGCGCCGGTGCGGATCTCTCATCATGTCCGCGGCAGCTGAAGCGAAGGTCCCAGCCGGAAGTGCCCTGGCAGTAGACCGCGAGTACTTCTCAGATGTGGTGACAAAAACGCTTGAAGCAGAACCCCTTGTCACCATTGAGCGTGGTGAGGTTGTCGGCCTGCCACCGGAAGACTGGGGACCGACCATCATCGCGACCGGACCGCTAACCTCGGAAGCACTGAGCAGCGCCATCGGTGAGGTGACGGAAAAAGACGAACTCGCGTTTTTTGATGCGATTGCGCCCATCATCTACACAGATACAATTGACTTTGATGTGTGCTGGTACCAATCCAGATATGACAAGGTCGGCCCGGATGGTGACGGTAAGGATTATATCAACTGCGCTATGAATGAGGAGCAGTACAACGATTTCATTACTGCTCTTCTTGATGGCGACAAAACAGACTTCAAAGAATGGGAAGAAAACACTCCCTATTTTGAAGGCTGTCTGCCCATTGAGGTTATGTCCGAACGTGGTCGCGAAACGTTACGCCACGGTCCAATGAAGCCCGTCGGCCTCACCAACCCGCATAACCCAGAAGTCAAAGCGCATGCAATTGTGCAGCTGCGGCAGGATAACAAGCTGGCAACGCTCTACAACATGGTGGGCTTTCAAACGAAGCTTCGCCATGGCGAACAGAAACGCATTTTCCGAATGATCCCGGGATTGGAGAAAGCAGAATTTGCGCGGCTTGGCGGACTCCATCGAAACACATTCCTCAATTCCCCGCGGCTTCTTGATGACACGATGCGTCTCAAGTCACATCCACATATTCGCTTTGCCGGACAAATCACCGGGGTCGAAGGATATGTTGAGAGTGCTGCTATGGGATTGATGGCTGGCCGTTTCGCCGCATCGGAGATGAATGGCAATGTTCCAACGCCACCACCAGCAACAACGGCTTTTGGGGCGCTCATTAGTCACATCACGGGCGGCGCGGATGCGAAGACCTTCCAACCAATGAATGTGAATTATGGCCTCTTGCCTCCAATTGAAGTTCCCAAACCAGCAGACGGAAAACGTCTGCGTGGCAAAGAAAAAGGCCGGGCGCGGAAAACAGCGATGAGCCACCGGGCCCTGCAGGATCTGGAGACCTGGCTCAATCCGGCTTCTGGTGCCGCTGACTAG
- a CDS encoding squalene/phytoene synthase family protein (Derived by automated computational analysis using gene prediction method: Protein Homology.) has product MKQDRFHYCLNQLKRLDHDRYLAILLTPERQRDVLAAISAFDAEMIRIPTTVSEPMLADIRFQWWREALGEMTSVSDPGHEIAAALADTLFDYGVAPTALNSLIDLRSRDLAEHPFATLGDLSDYHHQVAAQFLSITSSIANETLDATTVKTATTHLAVYGLINQIRRMPHDVASSQLCLPLDLMGQHDIDPHAVFQGTSSLGISRAIGEILMHAEGLTAKVGDLDLRSNANLVSVLLPTILRSLYIRKLRTADFDLFRQSSDIPAFRRQLRYLRVRWSKQFQG; this is encoded by the coding sequence ATGAAACAGGATCGTTTCCACTATTGCCTCAATCAGCTTAAGCGGTTGGATCACGATCGTTATTTGGCCATTTTGCTCACACCTGAACGGCAGCGAGACGTATTGGCCGCTATCTCTGCTTTTGACGCGGAGATGATCCGAATTCCAACAACAGTCAGCGAACCCATGCTCGCGGACATTCGTTTTCAATGGTGGCGTGAAGCGCTTGGAGAGATGACCTCTGTAAGCGATCCGGGCCATGAGATTGCTGCTGCACTCGCAGACACCCTTTTTGACTATGGAGTTGCGCCGACGGCGTTGAATTCACTCATTGACCTTCGGTCACGTGACCTCGCCGAGCACCCCTTCGCCACATTGGGTGATCTCAGCGATTACCACCACCAGGTAGCAGCTCAGTTTCTGAGTATTACGAGTTCTATTGCCAATGAGACTTTGGATGCGACGACCGTCAAGACCGCCACAACTCATTTGGCAGTGTACGGACTAATTAATCAGATACGGCGGATGCCGCATGATGTTGCGTCATCTCAGCTATGCTTGCCGCTGGATCTTATGGGGCAGCATGACATTGATCCACATGCGGTTTTTCAAGGGACATCTTCGCTGGGCATTAGTCGCGCAATAGGGGAAATACTAATGCACGCAGAAGGCTTAACGGCAAAAGTGGGAGACCTTGATTTGCGGTCCAATGCAAATCTGGTTTCAGTGTTGCTGCCGACAATATTGCGTTCGCTCTATATCAGGAAATTGCGAACAGCTGACTTTGATCTGTTTCGTCAGTCAAGCGACATTCCGGCCTTCAGACGGCAATTGAGATATTTGCGCGTTCGGTGGTCGAAGCAGTTTCAGGGCTAG
- a CDS encoding urate hydroxylase PuuD (Derived by automated computational analysis using gene prediction method: Protein Homology.) — translation MSAILDSLRNTVIAGFVIAAVLLLMYLNWGGTFDHAFGAFIMRWLHVLSGVMWIGLLWYFNFVQIPNMGNIPDEQKPAISKVIAPEALWWFRWGAMATIVTGILLASMNGYLLDAFTLGAMNGFAVEKNIAIGIGMWFGTIMWFNVWFVIWPNQKIALGMVDADADAKAKAAGTAKAFSRTNTLLSIPMLFAMVSAQNIY, via the coding sequence ATGTCTGCAATATTGGATTCCCTGCGAAATACCGTGATTGCCGGTTTTGTCATCGCAGCAGTTCTACTTCTTATGTATCTCAATTGGGGTGGCACGTTCGATCATGCCTTTGGTGCCTTCATTATGCGCTGGCTGCATGTGTTGAGCGGTGTCATGTGGATCGGCCTCCTGTGGTACTTCAACTTCGTTCAGATCCCGAATATGGGTAACATTCCTGACGAACAGAAACCCGCCATCTCCAAAGTGATCGCTCCGGAAGCTCTTTGGTGGTTCCGTTGGGGCGCCATGGCAACCATCGTGACAGGTATTCTGCTCGCATCTATGAACGGCTACCTGCTTGACGCCTTCACACTGGGCGCAATGAACGGGTTTGCGGTTGAGAAAAACATCGCCATAGGCATTGGCATGTGGTTCGGCACGATCATGTGGTTCAATGTCTGGTTTGTGATCTGGCCAAACCAGAAGATTGCCCTGGGCATGGTTGACGCGGATGCAGATGCAAAAGCGAAAGCGGCCGGCACTGCCAAAGCGTTCTCGCGAACCAATACACTGCTTTCGATCCCCATGCTGTTTGCGATGGTATCGGCGCAGAACATCTACTAA
- a CDS encoding Mth938-like domain-containing protein (Derived by automated computational analysis using gene prediction method: Protein Homology.): MELSNTDFGSHPPIDAYGDKGFRIDKKRVEGSMYLLPDAGMFPWGVAAIGDVTPDHFGEIAAAIESFDLLLIGTGASLQFPSRVVRDHLSNIPLHFEVMDTGAACRTYNVLLGEQRRVAAALIAVE; this comes from the coding sequence ATGGAACTCTCCAATACGGACTTTGGCAGCCACCCCCCGATCGACGCTTATGGTGACAAGGGCTTTCGGATCGACAAAAAGCGCGTCGAAGGCTCAATGTATCTGCTGCCTGACGCTGGTATGTTTCCCTGGGGTGTAGCGGCTATCGGTGACGTGACACCCGACCACTTTGGTGAGATCGCTGCAGCGATTGAGAGCTTTGATCTTCTCCTGATTGGAACTGGCGCATCACTTCAGTTTCCATCGCGGGTGGTAAGGGATCACCTCAGCAACATCCCTTTGCATTTTGAGGTTATGGACACAGGTGCCGCATGCCGTACCTACAATGTTCTATTAGGTGAGCAGCGCCGCGTTGCTGCGGCGCTCATCGCCGTTGAATAA
- the secF gene encoding protein translocase subunit SecF (Derived by automated computational analysis using gene prediction method: Protein Homology. GO_component: GO:0031522 - cell envelope Sec protein transport complex [Evidence IEA]; GO_function: GO:0015450 - protein-transporting ATPase activity [Evidence IEA]; GO_process: GO:0043952 - protein transport by the Sec complex [Evidence IEA]), with the protein MFRLKLVPANTAFKFIALRQVAYALSALMVLASMALFFTNGLNFGIDFRGGTMIEIGTEGPADIGDLRNRLSSLNLGDVQVQEFGAPNDVLIRVEQQTETEGSDQSVVELIRGELGDGVEYRRVEVVGPKVSSELVEAGTLAVVIAVILMLVYIWFRFEWQFSVGAVLALVHDVLLTIGIFSIFQLEFNLSIIAAILTIVGYSMNDTVVVYDRVRENLRKYKKLDLGDLLDRSINETLSRTAMTSITTLLALLALYVFGGEVIRGFTFAMMWGVFIGTYSSIFIAAPLLMILGVKRDWSVAAPSSTPSV; encoded by the coding sequence ATGTTTAGACTTAAGCTCGTTCCTGCAAACACAGCCTTCAAGTTTATCGCTCTGCGGCAGGTCGCATATGCCTTGTCCGCCTTGATGGTTCTGGCCTCCATGGCTTTGTTTTTTACAAACGGCCTAAACTTCGGAATTGATTTCCGAGGTGGCACAATGATCGAGATTGGGACAGAGGGTCCGGCAGATATTGGTGATCTCAGAAATCGATTATCGTCTCTTAATCTGGGTGACGTGCAGGTTCAGGAATTTGGTGCGCCCAATGATGTGCTTATCCGCGTAGAGCAGCAGACCGAGACCGAGGGAAGCGATCAAAGTGTCGTTGAGCTCATTCGTGGAGAGCTAGGTGATGGTGTCGAATATAGACGTGTGGAAGTTGTTGGCCCGAAGGTGAGTTCTGAGCTTGTTGAGGCGGGAACACTCGCCGTGGTCATCGCTGTAATTTTGATGCTCGTTTACATCTGGTTCCGTTTTGAGTGGCAATTCTCTGTTGGTGCGGTGCTTGCTCTCGTGCATGACGTTCTTTTGACCATTGGGATATTTTCCATCTTTCAGCTGGAATTCAATCTGTCGATCATCGCGGCCATCCTGACGATTGTTGGGTATTCGATGAATGACACGGTTGTCGTCTATGACAGGGTTCGTGAAAACCTTCGGAAGTATAAGAAGCTTGATCTTGGTGACCTGCTCGACCGATCAATCAACGAAACGCTGTCGCGGACGGCAATGACCTCAATCACGACACTTCTTGCGCTCTTGGCGCTCTATGTCTTTGGGGGCGAAGTTATCCGCGGGTTTACGTTTGCGATGATGTGGGGTGTCTTTATCGGAACCTATTCATCGATCTTCATTGCTGCACCTCTGCTCATGATCCTCGGTGTGAAACGCGACTGGAGCGTTGCAGCCCCGAGTTCCACGCCGTCAGTGTAG
- the secD gene encoding protein translocase subunit SecD (Derived by automated computational analysis using gene prediction method: Protein Homology. GO_component: GO:0031522 - cell envelope Sec protein transport complex [Evidence IEA]; GO_function: GO:0015450 - protein-transporting ATPase activity [Evidence IEA]; GO_process: GO:0043952 - protein transport by the Sec complex [Evidence IEA]) yields MLRFEPWKITLIVLVSLAGLIYTIPNFFSEEQLTDLPDWVPQRQIVLGLDLQGGSYLLLEVDTQAVQTERLENLRADVRGTLRNRDLEGGPIGYTGLGISQGEVVVRIRKPEDETRGLEALRGLSTQISTNLFTGAAEQDLDVTLGEGGKITLAPTAASRTERARSAVSQSIEIVRRRIDELGTTEPSIQRQGDNRIVVEVPGLDDPERLKALLGKTAKLSFRLVDQTMTAQQALATRVPQGTEILYMTEFDPPQPVLVRKRVMVSGENLTDAQPGFDQQTNEPIITFQFDTSGARKFGEVTAANVGRPFAIVLDNEVISAPNIREPILGGRGQISGGYTVQTANDLAVLLRAGALPAPLNILEERTVGPGLGADSVEAGRIAAIIGFAAVIIYIALSYGLFGVFANIALIVNVFLIAATLSVLGATLTLPGIAGIVLTIGMAVDANVLIFERIREEIRNGKTPINAIQIGYDKALTTILDANITTFIAAAILFQLGSGPVRGFSVTLGVGIITSVFTAFVVTRLMVALWFRARRPKELVL; encoded by the coding sequence ATGCTTCGTTTCGAACCCTGGAAAATCACGCTGATCGTTCTGGTGAGCCTTGCTGGACTCATTTACACGATCCCGAATTTCTTCTCTGAAGAACAATTGACTGATCTGCCTGACTGGGTGCCACAGCGCCAAATTGTGCTTGGGCTTGATCTGCAGGGTGGCTCCTACCTGCTGCTGGAAGTAGATACGCAGGCGGTACAGACAGAGCGGTTGGAGAATCTACGCGCTGACGTGCGCGGAACACTTCGGAACCGGGATCTCGAGGGTGGGCCTATTGGCTACACAGGCCTTGGTATCTCACAGGGCGAAGTTGTCGTCCGCATTCGCAAGCCGGAAGACGAAACGCGTGGATTGGAAGCCCTGCGTGGCCTCTCTACGCAGATCAGCACAAATCTGTTTACCGGTGCTGCCGAACAGGATCTGGACGTTACACTTGGAGAGGGCGGCAAGATTACGCTCGCGCCGACGGCAGCATCTCGCACGGAAAGAGCGCGTTCGGCGGTCTCTCAGTCCATTGAAATTGTTCGCCGCAGGATTGATGAGCTTGGAACGACAGAGCCCAGTATTCAGCGCCAGGGCGATAATCGTATTGTGGTTGAAGTGCCTGGTCTTGATGACCCGGAACGTCTTAAGGCATTGCTCGGCAAGACAGCAAAGCTCTCTTTCCGGCTGGTTGATCAGACCATGACTGCGCAACAAGCGCTTGCGACCCGAGTTCCGCAAGGAACTGAAATTCTTTACATGACAGAGTTTGACCCGCCACAGCCTGTGCTTGTGCGCAAAAGGGTGATGGTGAGCGGGGAGAACCTGACGGATGCTCAGCCCGGGTTTGATCAACAGACCAATGAGCCGATCATTACCTTCCAGTTTGATACATCTGGTGCACGCAAGTTTGGTGAAGTCACCGCTGCCAATGTTGGCCGTCCATTTGCCATTGTGCTCGACAATGAAGTGATCAGCGCCCCGAACATCCGTGAGCCCATTCTTGGGGGGCGCGGGCAGATTTCAGGCGGGTATACGGTTCAGACTGCCAATGATCTGGCGGTCTTGTTGCGGGCGGGCGCGCTGCCGGCACCATTGAATATTCTGGAAGAGCGAACCGTTGGACCTGGTCTTGGGGCGGACAGCGTGGAGGCTGGGCGGATCGCGGCGATCATCGGCTTTGCGGCGGTTATCATCTATATCGCGCTTTCCTACGGCCTGTTTGGTGTGTTTGCCAATATTGCGCTGATCGTGAACGTGTTCCTGATTGCAGCGACCCTGTCTGTTCTGGGGGCCACACTTACCTTGCCGGGTATTGCGGGCATTGTTCTCACCATCGGGATGGCGGTTGATGCCAACGTGCTGATTTTCGAGCGTATTCGTGAGGAGATCAGGAACGGGAAAACGCCAATCAACGCCATACAGATTGGCTATGACAAGGCGCTGACAACCATCCTTGATGCCAACATCACCACGTTCATTGCTGCTGCAATTCTGTTCCAGCTTGGATCCGGCCCTGTCCGCGGGTTCTCCGTCACCCTGGGTGTCGGGATTATCACGTCTGTTTTCACCGCCTTCGTCGTAACCCGACTGATGGTGGCTCTTTGGTTCCGCGCGCGGCGGCCCAAAGAGTTGGTCCTTTAG
- the yajC gene encoding preprotein translocase subunit YajC (Derived by automated computational analysis using gene prediction method: Protein Homology. GO_component: GO:0005886 - plasma membrane [Evidence IEA]; GO_function: GO:0015450 - protein-transporting ATPase activity [Evidence IEA]; GO_process: GO:0009306 - protein secretion [Evidence IEA]) — protein sequence MFITPAYAETAAGGGGELLSFVFPLVAIFAIMYFLVIRPQQKRAKDHAEMVNAVRRGDEVITAGGIMGKVTKVSDGDDVQVEIADGVRIKVIKSTLSNVRSKSQPAPDAANTNKDA from the coding sequence ATGTTTATTACGCCCGCCTATGCTGAAACCGCCGCCGGGGGTGGGGGAGAGCTCTTATCATTTGTGTTCCCACTGGTTGCGATCTTCGCGATCATGTATTTCCTGGTCATTCGCCCTCAACAGAAACGGGCCAAAGATCATGCCGAGATGGTGAATGCAGTGCGGCGCGGTGATGAAGTGATCACCGCAGGCGGGATCATGGGCAAAGTCACCAAAGTAAGCGACGGCGACGACGTTCAGGTTGAAATCGCCGATGGTGTTCGCATTAAGGTGATCAAAAGCACGCTGTCGAATGTTCGCTCAAAATCTCAGCCGGCGCCTGACGCGGCTAACACAAACAAAGACGCCTGA
- a CDS encoding ATP-binding protein (Derived by automated computational analysis using gene prediction method: Protein Homology.), whose product MTEMKSPPDLDLLERIAAALERLAPAPQNSADLSAADAFLWQSNNETLSPVPTVARVDIALLKGVDRQRDQLLENTERFARGLPANNALLWGARGMGKSSLVKAVHGTINHQRQHALVLVEIHREDVESLPALMTLLKSAGRQTVVFCDDLSFDKDETSYKSLKAVLEGGIEGRPDNVIFYATSNRRHLMPRDMMENERSTAINPSEAVEERVSLSDRFGLWLGFHKCSQDEYLAMVRTYATHHDLKISEEDLRAGAIEWTATRGARSGRVAWQYIQEVAGRLGQQLS is encoded by the coding sequence ATGACCGAGATGAAATCACCTCCTGACCTGGATCTGTTGGAGCGTATAGCAGCAGCTCTTGAGCGCCTTGCACCAGCCCCGCAAAACTCTGCTGATTTGAGCGCGGCTGACGCTTTTCTTTGGCAATCCAACAACGAGACCTTGAGCCCGGTGCCCACCGTCGCTCGCGTCGATATCGCTTTGCTCAAGGGTGTGGATCGACAGAGAGATCAGCTTCTGGAAAACACAGAGCGTTTCGCGAGAGGCCTCCCCGCCAACAATGCGCTGCTTTGGGGCGCCAGAGGCATGGGCAAGAGTTCTCTGGTCAAGGCCGTACACGGCACGATCAACCATCAACGCCAACATGCGCTCGTTCTCGTCGAAATCCACAGAGAAGACGTGGAAAGCTTGCCCGCCCTCATGACGCTTCTGAAAAGTGCAGGCCGTCAAACAGTGGTTTTTTGTGATGATCTCTCTTTTGACAAGGACGAAACCAGTTACAAGTCCCTCAAGGCCGTCTTGGAAGGCGGGATCGAAGGGCGACCGGACAATGTGATTTTCTATGCGACGTCCAACAGACGCCATCTGATGCCACGCGATATGATGGAGAACGAGCGCTCAACAGCAATCAATCCGTCAGAGGCGGTTGAAGAGCGCGTTTCCCTGTCAGATCGGTTTGGTCTCTGGCTGGGCTTTCATAAATGCAGTCAGGATGAGTATCTCGCCATGGTGCGGACTTATGCGACCCATCACGATCTCAAAATTTCAGAAGAGGATTTGCGCGCTGGCGCCATTGAATGGACCGCCACCCGCGGCGCCCGTTCAGGCCGCGTCGCCTGGCAATACATCCAGGAAGTCGCAGGACGTTTGGGACAGCAACTCAGCTAG
- a CDS encoding M23 family metallopeptidase (Derived by automated computational analysis using gene prediction method: Protein Homology.), translating to MSLDAAKIRKKLRWQASRAGVVLLALTLVSCAGSSDPWWDSQYDYRSNPNASSSSNSSGPAARPRPRPQTTTASVRNRARPAARPSTSTGPRSRDSIAARTHVVKPGETVYRISSMYRVQQDELKSANDIGPDNSLRVGQRLSIPGDQPRNTRVAAAPARPSTGAPTPRSKPALPTPPPVTGDFIWPAEGRIISRFGPKADGLHNDGINIAVPEGSPVRAAQTGVVAYAGNELRGYGNLLLVRHSNGWMTAYAHNGELLVQRGATVTKGQTIALAGRTGSVQTAQVHFEIRRGSQALDPIKAMSS from the coding sequence ATGTCCCTAGATGCGGCAAAAATTCGAAAAAAACTTCGCTGGCAAGCAAGCCGGGCGGGGGTTGTTCTGCTGGCGTTGACGCTGGTGTCTTGCGCCGGTTCATCAGATCCCTGGTGGGACAGTCAATATGACTATCGCAGCAATCCGAACGCGTCCTCATCCAGCAATTCTTCAGGTCCGGCGGCACGACCGCGTCCGCGGCCTCAAACCACTACTGCGTCTGTTAGAAATCGTGCGAGACCGGCCGCGCGGCCGTCTACTTCAACTGGCCCGCGCTCACGGGACAGCATTGCCGCGCGCACGCATGTGGTGAAACCGGGCGAAACGGTTTACCGCATCTCCTCCATGTACAGGGTCCAGCAGGACGAACTTAAATCCGCGAATGATATCGGCCCTGACAACAGTCTGCGCGTCGGCCAACGGCTTTCCATTCCGGGCGATCAACCGCGGAACACACGCGTTGCCGCTGCACCGGCACGACCTTCAACGGGAGCCCCGACGCCTCGTAGCAAACCGGCTCTTCCAACACCACCACCCGTAACGGGCGACTTTATCTGGCCTGCCGAAGGACGGATTATTTCCCGGTTTGGGCCCAAAGCTGATGGCCTCCACAATGATGGCATCAACATTGCCGTGCCTGAAGGTAGCCCAGTGCGCGCAGCGCAAACTGGGGTGGTTGCCTATGCAGGGAACGAGCTTCGAGGTTATGGCAACCTTTTGCTTGTCAGGCATTCCAATGGATGGATGACAGCCTACGCCCATAATGGTGAGCTGCTGGTTCAGCGTGGCGCTACCGTCACCAAAGGGCAGACGATTGCTCTAGCTGGGCGCACAGGCAGTGTTCAAACGGCACAGGTCCACTTTGAAATTCGCCGCGGCTCGCAGGCGCTTGATCCCATCAAGGCGATGAGCAGCTAG